The Moraxella osloensis genome contains a region encoding:
- a CDS encoding YfhL family 4Fe-4S dicluster ferredoxin: MALIITDECINCDVCEPLCPNDAIYVGELIYEIDPALCTECVGHFDEPQCSLFCPVPNCIPKDPNYLETPAQLLLKFERLTQTKTSQ; encoded by the coding sequence ATGGCATTAATAATCACTGATGAATGTATCAACTGCGATGTCTGCGAGCCCCTTTGCCCCAACGATGCGATTTATGTGGGCGAGTTGATTTATGAAATTGACCCTGCGCTGTGTACCGAGTGTGTCGGTCATTTTGATGAGCCGCAGTGTTCGCTGTTTTGTCCCGTACCTAATTGTATCCCCAAAGATCCCAACTATCTGGAGACGCCAGCGCAGTTGCTGCTCAAATTTGAGCGCCTCACCCAAACTAAAACCAGTCAATAA
- a CDS encoding PaaI family thioesterase, protein MPANKAELSAFLKQSFPQANCHIESVGNGQAIVSHPIGDDELRPGGTVSGPVMMKVADVALYVAILGEIGIVPLAVTTNLNVSFLRKPSAQANLIAKCQLIKVGRTLAVGDVLIYSEGDDRPVAHAVGTYALPADRD, encoded by the coding sequence ATGCCCGCCAATAAAGCTGAACTGAGTGCTTTTCTGAAGCAATCTTTCCCCCAAGCCAACTGCCATATCGAATCGGTTGGTAACGGTCAAGCCATTGTGTCGCATCCTATTGGTGACGATGAGTTACGACCCGGTGGCACGGTATCAGGGCCTGTGATGATGAAAGTGGCTGATGTTGCGCTATATGTGGCTATTTTGGGCGAAATCGGTATCGTACCATTGGCAGTGACCACCAATCTTAATGTGTCTTTTCTGCGAAAACCCTCTGCACAAGCCAACCTTATCGCCAAATGCCAGCTTATCAAAGTCGGGCGCACGCTTGCAGTAGGCGATGTATTGATTTATTCAGAAGGTGATGACAGACCTGTAGCGCATGCAGTCGGTACATATGCGTTGCCTGCTGACCGTGACTAA
- a CDS encoding BLUF domain-containing protein — MSQKYFMAYCSEITLTAALNQHTFTHILNQSIKNNTSSGITGFLLYDAGKFFQYFEGDELACANLLHALKQDNRHTHIKIIGQGYISNAVFNNWFMGCFDLSKHSYLFKHHAFIESFDVYSWGMQEVVKLIDIMSEQRITYITPQKPIKSLFSKRFMRIRNFTLPFQG, encoded by the coding sequence ATGTCACAAAAATACTTTATGGCTTATTGTAGTGAGATAACGCTGACTGCGGCGTTGAATCAACATACATTTACCCACATTCTGAACCAATCTATCAAAAACAATACCAGCTCTGGTATCACTGGTTTTTTGCTGTACGATGCCGGTAAGTTTTTTCAGTATTTTGAAGGCGATGAGTTAGCGTGTGCAAACTTGCTGCATGCTTTAAAACAAGATAATCGCCACACCCATATCAAAATCATTGGTCAAGGCTATATTTCAAACGCCGTATTTAACAACTGGTTTATGGGTTGTTTTGATTTATCCAAGCATTCCTATCTCTTTAAACACCATGCTTTTATAGAATCATTTGATGTGTATAGTTGGGGCATGCAAGAAGTCGTCAAGCTAATTGATATCATGTCAGAGCAAAGAATCACTTACATCACGCCGCAAAAACCTATCAAGTCACTGTTTAGTAAACGCTTTATGCGTATTCGAAATTTCACCCTGCCGTTTCAAGGTTAG
- the argB gene encoding acetylglutamate kinase, whose product MALDLEQAMHTADVLTEALPYIQRFEGKVMVVKYGGNAMTDPILESSFARDIVMLKTVGIHPVVVHGGGPQVDNLLKELGRSSDRIDGMRVTDKATMDVVEMVLGGSVNKSIVNLINKHGGRAIGLTGKDASLIRAKKLPMTKTDEQGNQQQIDLGFVGDVVSINRDVIDLMIASNFIPVIAPLGVDDEGNTYNINADVVAGKVAEFMLAEKLILLTNIKGVLDKEGNVATGLTPSKVDEMIADGTISGGMIPKISYALEAVKNGVKSAVIVDGRVPHATLLEVFTDKGVGTLISRHP is encoded by the coding sequence ATGGCATTAGATCTTGAGCAGGCCATGCATACCGCTGACGTATTGACCGAAGCACTACCCTACATCCAGCGTTTTGAAGGTAAAGTGATGGTGGTCAAATACGGCGGCAATGCCATGACTGATCCGATATTAGAGAGTTCTTTTGCCAGAGATATCGTCATGCTAAAAACCGTAGGCATTCATCCCGTAGTTGTCCATGGCGGCGGTCCACAAGTCGATAACTTGCTTAAAGAATTGGGGCGCAGCTCTGACCGCATTGATGGCATGCGAGTGACCGATAAAGCCACCATGGATGTGGTGGAAATGGTACTGGGTGGTAGCGTCAACAAATCTATCGTCAATCTCATCAACAAACACGGTGGTCGTGCTATTGGCTTAACGGGTAAAGATGCCAGTCTCATTCGCGCTAAAAAATTACCGATGACCAAAACGGATGAACAAGGCAACCAACAACAAATTGATTTGGGATTTGTGGGTGATGTGGTCAGCATCAATCGCGATGTGATTGATTTGATGATTGCCTCTAACTTTATTCCTGTCATCGCACCGCTTGGCGTGGATGATGAAGGCAATACTTACAATATCAATGCCGATGTGGTGGCGGGGAAAGTCGCTGAGTTCATGCTCGCGGAAAAACTGATTTTACTCACCAACATCAAAGGGGTGCTTGATAAAGAAGGCAATGTTGCCACTGGACTTACCCCAAGCAAGGTGGATGAGATGATTGCCGATGGCACTATCTCTGGCGGCATGATTCCAAAAATCAGCTATGCACTAGAAGCGGTAAAAAACGGGGTAAAAAGTGCGGTGATTGTCGATGGTCGTGTCCCGCATGCGACTTTGCTAGAGGTCTTTACTGATAAAGGTGTTGGCACCCTCATCAGCCGTCATCCTTGA
- a CDS encoding phosphomannomutase/phosphoglucomutase — protein sequence MNTLFIHPFFPQKSLFKAYDIRGDVTLFTDDFVWSLARVFAELFVYAHQTTATTPTLAVNKPTVVIGYDARHQSQEIAKYMAYACQQAGLVVQWLGLTTTPMMAFMAQQFSGNGLMVTASHSQKHINGIKWLINHESPSGDDVQQLYEALIGYKAIVPDDRLIDAIRQTHYSTPKDFFAAYIQAIQQAFTHINQAKLTQTTYFHAPQQIVIDCMHGATSDFAEALFSQLGYYCIMLNASPDGNFPQGNPDPTQSNRLTQLAHTVKATGSDIGLAFDGDGDRVMVIDAQGQMISPDNLLYLLSRIAIEELPSTYTSTDKKVIFDVKCSHHVPSLIASHGATPMMTKTGSSLMRKSLQNKSDNAIFAGELSGHFIFNDGYFVLHDDAMYAAARLLNWLSHQPISLNDILASLPTCISTADMYLPIADNHYGQTVIARITALGKKPFKRLKSSFAVKNVNTIDGLRLDFAEGFGILRKSNTGSFLTVRFSANDVAELRHIQSIFVDLCRTIDDNLAEQVAQIQPV from the coding sequence ATGAATACTCTGTTTATTCATCCTTTTTTTCCGCAAAAATCCCTTTTTAAAGCTTACGATATTCGTGGTGATGTCACCTTATTTACTGATGATTTTGTGTGGTCATTGGCAAGGGTATTTGCTGAGCTTTTTGTCTATGCTCACCAAACGACAGCAACAACGCCAACTTTAGCGGTGAACAAACCTACGGTTGTCATCGGCTACGATGCTCGCCACCAAAGCCAAGAAATTGCCAAATATATGGCGTATGCTTGCCAGCAAGCCGGTCTAGTAGTGCAGTGGTTGGGATTGACAACCACGCCGATGATGGCATTTATGGCACAGCAATTTTCCGGTAATGGGCTGATGGTCACCGCCAGTCATTCGCAAAAACATATCAATGGCATTAAATGGCTTATCAATCATGAGTCGCCAAGCGGTGATGATGTGCAGCAGCTTTATGAGGCTTTAATTGGCTACAAAGCCATCGTGCCTGATGACAGGCTTATTGATGCCATCAGGCAAACCCACTATTCAACGCCCAAAGATTTTTTTGCAGCTTATATCCAAGCTATCCAGCAGGCTTTTACTCACATCAATCAAGCCAAACTCACTCAGACCACCTATTTTCATGCCCCACAGCAAATTGTCATCGACTGTATGCATGGTGCGACCAGTGATTTTGCAGAGGCTCTATTTAGCCAGCTTGGCTATTATTGCATCATGCTAAACGCCTCCCCCGATGGCAATTTCCCCCAAGGTAACCCAGACCCAACGCAATCCAATCGCTTGACGCAGTTAGCTCACACAGTCAAAGCTACAGGCTCAGATATTGGCTTGGCTTTTGATGGCGATGGCGATCGGGTGATGGTAATTGATGCACAGGGTCAGATGATTAGCCCTGACAATTTGCTTTATCTACTCTCTCGCATTGCCATTGAAGAATTGCCCAGTACGTATACATCAACTGATAAAAAAGTCATTTTTGATGTCAAATGCTCGCATCACGTACCCAGTCTCATCGCTTCGCATGGTGCCACCCCGATGATGACCAAAACTGGCAGTAGCTTGATGCGAAAGTCGTTACAAAACAAATCAGACAACGCGATTTTTGCAGGTGAGTTATCAGGGCATTTTATTTTTAACGATGGCTATTTTGTGCTACATGACGACGCCATGTACGCAGCTGCCCGCTTGCTCAATTGGCTGAGCCATCAACCTATCAGCCTTAACGATATTCTAGCAAGTTTGCCCACTTGCATTAGTACGGCGGATATGTACCTACCTATCGCTGATAATCATTATGGTCAAACCGTGATTGCCCGTATCACGGCACTGGGGAAAAAGCCGTTTAAACGGTTAAAATCCTCATTTGCGGTCAAAAATGTCAATACGATTGATGGGTTGCGCTTGGATTTTGCGGAGGGATTTGGTATTTTACGCAAGTCAAATACGGGCAGTTTTTTGACCGTGCGTTTTTCTGCCAATGACGTTGCTGAGCTGCGGCATATTCAATCTATTTTTGTTGACTTATGCCGTACGATTGATGACAACCTTGCCGAACAAGTCGCACAAATTCAGCCTGTATAA
- the dut gene encoding dUTP diphosphatase, whose translation MKQVQVKILSPKIGNDDKFPLPHRATDGSAGIDLRACIDEPITIKAGESQLIGTGLAIYIQDPDYVGFIMPRSGLGHKHGIVLGNLTGVIDADYQGELMVSIWNRSQTDYVLQPSEKMAQYLVVPIARPTFEIVAEFSDISVRGEGGFGSTGTH comes from the coding sequence ATGAAGCAAGTACAAGTCAAGATTTTAAGCCCTAAAATTGGTAATGATGATAAATTTCCCCTACCTCATCGGGCGACAGACGGCTCGGCGGGTATAGATTTGCGCGCTTGTATCGATGAGCCTATCACCATAAAAGCTGGTGAAAGCCAGTTGATTGGTACAGGACTCGCCATCTACATCCAAGACCCGGATTATGTCGGTTTTATCATGCCGCGCTCAGGGCTGGGACATAAGCATGGCATTGTACTGGGTAATCTGACGGGTGTGATTGATGCGGATTACCAAGGCGAATTAATGGTCTCTATCTGGAACCGTAGTCAAACCGATTATGTGTTACAACCTAGCGAGAAAATGGCGCAGTACTTGGTCGTGCCGATTGCGCGTCCGACTTTTGAGATTGTAGCGGAGTTTTCTGATATCAGTGTACGCGGTGAAGGCGGCTTTGGCTCAACGGGAACCCATTAA
- a CDS encoding porin family protein, which produces MKTLNKTLLALIAGTVVTAGANAALYQTNTVGYTGQPYVGVKAGQFNTDADRFDADNQTAYGVYAGYNFTPNFGAEVEYVDSSKEDLKYSSTKRGEISTNTAGLYGTYKYQFPASNVYAKGKLGIAQTQVDFGDDKYDKSGVAGGVGLGYNLSPNASVEAEYTRLPSVDVTNNVSVDTDLVTVGAHYKF; this is translated from the coding sequence ATGAAAACTTTAAATAAAACCCTTTTAGCTTTAATTGCAGGTACAGTTGTGACTGCAGGTGCAAATGCTGCACTTTACCAAACCAATACTGTTGGCTACACCGGTCAACCCTATGTCGGTGTAAAAGCGGGTCAATTTAATACTGATGCTGACCGTTTTGATGCTGACAATCAAACAGCTTATGGTGTATATGCAGGCTATAACTTTACCCCTAACTTTGGTGCAGAAGTAGAATATGTGGATTCTTCAAAAGAAGATCTAAAATATAGCAGTACGAAAAGAGGTGAAATTAGCACTAACACGGCGGGTTTATATGGTACTTATAAATACCAATTTCCAGCATCGAATGTTTATGCCAAAGGTAAATTAGGTATTGCGCAAACCCAAGTTGATTTTGGTGATGATAAATATGACAAGTCGGGTGTAGCAGGTGGTGTCGGCTTAGGTTATAACCTTTCACCAAATGCATCTGTAGAAGCTGAATATACGCGTCTGCCTTCAGTTGACGTAACAAATAATGTTTCAGTTGATACAGACTTAGTCACTGTCGGTGCTCACTATAAATTCTAA
- a CDS encoding UvrD-helicase domain-containing protein: MSQLNPRQQEAMQYVSGPLLVLAGAGSGKTSVITRKIAYLIEECQMPAERITAVTFTNKAAREMKARVQKLLPSDKTKGLTVSTFHQFGLQFLRYELLHTPLKGNFSIMDAEDSKRLLMDLMVRDNMSGAESRELVGKAIKMISDWKNDLVPPEKAADTLTDPEDMLFATLYQLYERNLRAYNAVDFDDLIVMPTRLLQENTQVRDKWQNRIRYLLVDEYQDTNTAQYELIKLLVGVQPRFTVVGDDDQSIYAWRGAKPENMALLQEDFPKLKVVKLEQNYRSTSRILHAANSVITNNEHLFEKKLWSDKGHGELIRIINCRNDDDEAERVAKEIITHKLRNANDWQDYAVLYRSNFQARMLEAQLRQLQIPYKLSGGTSFFARSEIKDIMSYLRLILNPEDDSAFLRIINTPKRGLGPASLEKLGLFAQEHQVSLLMASGHSGLTHVLPKKASGELKEFADFIERYTQELYQHPDPVPLVKQMIDETGYIDLVRSEAKTPQQEKIRIDNIETLYASIQNLINRADDDDDRTIDAVIRKLVLLDMLEQQQEEENTNKVNLMTLHAAKGLEFDYVYIMGLEEELLPHKNSIIAESIEEERRLMYVGITRARKELTMTMAAQRRAGGQMKTTTPSRFIDELPTEHIDAPGMKKSVAAHQPKKTAEDYLANIQALLKSKAAK; encoded by the coding sequence ATGAGCCAATTAAACCCTCGCCAACAAGAAGCCATGCAATATGTCTCTGGACCCTTGCTGGTACTGGCAGGTGCAGGTTCGGGTAAGACATCGGTGATTACTCGTAAAATCGCTTATCTGATTGAAGAATGTCAAATGCCAGCCGAGCGTATTACCGCGGTCACCTTTACCAATAAAGCGGCTCGCGAGATGAAAGCCCGTGTGCAAAAATTATTGCCAAGTGATAAAACCAAAGGCTTAACTGTCTCGACTTTTCACCAGTTTGGCTTGCAATTTTTACGTTACGAGTTATTGCATACCCCGCTTAAAGGCAATTTTTCCATCATGGACGCCGAAGATAGCAAGCGGCTGTTGATGGATTTGATGGTACGGGACAACATGAGCGGTGCCGAGAGCCGTGAATTGGTCGGTAAAGCTATCAAAATGATTTCGGATTGGAAAAATGACCTAGTCCCGCCTGAAAAAGCAGCGGATACGCTGACCGACCCTGAAGATATGCTATTTGCAACGCTGTATCAACTCTACGAGCGTAACCTACGTGCCTACAATGCGGTGGATTTTGATGACTTAATTGTGATGCCGACACGGCTATTGCAAGAAAATACCCAAGTACGTGACAAATGGCAAAATCGCATACGCTATCTATTGGTAGATGAATACCAAGACACCAATACCGCGCAATATGAATTGATTAAACTGCTCGTTGGCGTGCAGCCGCGTTTTACGGTGGTGGGTGATGATGACCAATCCATCTATGCGTGGCGTGGGGCAAAACCTGAAAACATGGCACTGCTGCAAGAGGATTTTCCCAAATTAAAAGTGGTTAAACTTGAGCAAAACTATCGCTCTACGTCGCGTATTTTGCACGCTGCCAACTCAGTGATTACCAATAATGAGCATTTATTTGAAAAAAAATTATGGTCAGATAAAGGGCATGGCGAGCTGATTCGCATCATCAATTGTCGTAACGATGATGATGAAGCAGAGCGCGTTGCCAAAGAAATTATCACTCACAAACTTCGCAATGCCAATGACTGGCAAGATTATGCGGTACTGTATCGTAGTAATTTTCAAGCGCGTATGTTGGAAGCCCAGCTACGTCAGCTGCAAATTCCTTATAAGTTATCGGGCGGCACGTCGTTCTTTGCCCGTAGTGAAATCAAAGACATTATGAGCTATTTGCGCTTGATTCTAAATCCTGAAGACGACAGTGCCTTTTTACGCATTATCAATACCCCAAAACGTGGGCTTGGACCTGCCAGTCTTGAAAAGCTCGGACTATTTGCCCAAGAACACCAAGTCTCGCTCTTGATGGCAAGTGGTCATAGTGGACTGACGCATGTGTTACCCAAAAAAGCCAGTGGTGAGCTTAAAGAATTTGCTGATTTTATTGAGCGTTACACCCAAGAGCTATACCAGCATCCCGACCCTGTGCCGCTGGTTAAGCAAATGATTGATGAAACTGGCTATATTGATTTGGTACGAAGCGAAGCAAAAACGCCACAGCAAGAAAAAATTCGTATTGATAATATCGAAACCCTATACGCCAGTATCCAAAACTTGATTAACCGCGCGGATGATGACGATGATCGCACCATTGATGCAGTCATTCGTAAGCTTGTGCTACTTGATATGCTTGAGCAGCAGCAGGAAGAAGAAAATACCAATAAAGTCAATCTGATGACGCTACACGCCGCTAAAGGGCTTGAGTTTGATTATGTCTATATCATGGGACTTGAAGAAGAACTATTACCGCATAAAAACTCCATTATTGCTGAATCCATCGAGGAAGAACGACGTTTGATGTACGTGGGGATTACCCGTGCCCGTAAAGAGCTTACCATGACGATGGCTGCACAGCGCCGTGCAGGCGGGCAAATGAAAACCACCACCCCTAGCCGATTTATCGACGAGTTGCCGACGGAACATATCGATGCTCCTGGTATGAAAAAATCAGTGGCAGCGCACCAACCCAAGAAAACCGCAGAGGATTATTTGGCCAATATTCAGGCGTTACTCAAAAGCAAAGCCGCCAAATAA